From Chryseobacterium salivictor, a single genomic window includes:
- a CDS encoding glycosyltransferase family 4 protein → MKIAFDGKRFFNNSSGLGNYSRDLVRILATSFPENDYVLFNENQSEKGKDILNLPNVFFVETSKGTMSRQFKMGIDAQKTNAGIFHGLSGELPLKWTDQPIKKIVTIHDLIFMRYPQYYSFFDRMIHFWKFKRASVQADVIIAISEQTKRDIIKFLKVPEEKIRVVYQGCHHAFKENQSEEFLISVKEKYLLPERFILNVGTIEERKNLLNVVKAVNGTKIPLVVVGKKTKYFKKIEKYILKHQLKSQIIFLENVSMEELAAIFKLADIFVYSSFFEGFGIPVIEALFSETPVITSNVSCLPEAGGKDSVYINPHDVEDIKAKILFLWNNESERKRRAEKSLVFVQKFNDENIAQDLMSVYRQIL, encoded by the coding sequence ATGAAAATTGCTTTTGACGGGAAACGTTTCTTTAATAACAGTTCGGGTTTAGGAAACTATTCCCGCGATTTGGTAAGGATTTTGGCGACCTCTTTTCCTGAAAATGACTATGTTCTTTTCAATGAAAATCAATCTGAGAAAGGAAAAGATATTTTAAATTTACCCAATGTTTTTTTTGTCGAAACTTCCAAAGGAACGATGTCGCGGCAATTTAAAATGGGAATAGACGCGCAAAAAACAAACGCCGGTATTTTCCACGGCCTTTCCGGTGAACTGCCTTTAAAATGGACGGATCAACCGATTAAAAAAATAGTCACCATTCATGATTTGATTTTCATGAGATATCCGCAGTATTATTCTTTTTTCGACCGGATGATTCATTTCTGGAAATTTAAAAGAGCCTCCGTTCAGGCGGATGTTATTATTGCCATTTCTGAACAGACGAAAAGAGATATTATTAAATTCTTAAAAGTTCCGGAAGAAAAAATCCGAGTTGTTTACCAAGGTTGTCATCACGCTTTCAAGGAAAATCAAAGTGAAGAATTTTTAATTTCAGTTAAGGAAAAATATCTTTTACCTGAAAGATTCATCCTGAATGTTGGAACCATCGAAGAACGTAAAAATTTACTAAATGTGGTGAAAGCGGTTAACGGAACAAAAATTCCTTTGGTCGTCGTCGGTAAGAAAACGAAATACTTTAAGAAAATAGAAAAGTATATCCTCAAGCATCAATTGAAGAGCCAGATTATCTTTCTGGAAAATGTTTCAATGGAAGAACTTGCGGCAATTTTTAAACTCGCAGATATTTTCGTTTATTCCAGTTTTTTTGAAGGTTTCGGGATTCCTGTGATCGAAGCTCTTTTCTCTGAAACACCGGTTATTACAAGTAATGTAAGTTGTCTTCCGGAAGCTGGAGGAAAAGATTCAGTTTATATTAACCCTCATGATGTTGAAGATATCAAAGCAAAAATTCTGTTTCTCTGGAATAACGAATCCGAAAGAAAACGTCGGGCAGAAAAAAGTTTGGTATTCGTTCAAAAATTTAATGATGAAAATATTGCGCAGGATTTGATGAGTGTTTACCGGCAGATTCTTTAG
- a CDS encoding ATP-dependent Clp protease adaptor ClpS, giving the protein MGLHYNIPANIKDYENPKRETEEDIAVLEREDEVYKLILWNDDINTFDYVIEALIEICGHTLEQAEQCTMLVHYKGKCTVKTGDLEKLKPMHEKLLARSLTSEIV; this is encoded by the coding sequence ATGGGTTTACATTATAATATTCCGGCCAATATAAAGGATTACGAAAATCCGAAACGGGAAACCGAAGAAGATATTGCGGTTCTGGAAAGAGAAGACGAAGTTTATAAACTGATTTTGTGGAATGACGATATCAATACTTTTGATTACGTCATTGAAGCACTGATCGAAATTTGTGGTCATACCCTGGAACAGGCCGAGCAGTGTACCATGCTTGTTCATTACAAAGGCAAATGCACCGTAAAAACCGGGGATTTAGAAAAGCTGAAACCCATGCACGAAAAATTATTAGCAAGAAGTTTAACTTCAGAAATTGTTTAA
- the hisD gene encoding histidinol dehydrogenase — protein MKNIIKYPAQNTWETLLQRPVLEKTNLRNTVQEIFIEVRNEGDSALKKFSEKFDRVNIDNLLVAKEEIELAINQVSPELKEAVSQAKENIYQFHFAQKEKSDEIETTEGVVCWRESRAIEKVGLYIPGGTAPLFSTVLMLAIPAQIAGCKEIILCTPPQNDGSVNPAILYTANLCGISKIFKVGGAQAIAALTFGTESISKADKIFGPGNQYVTQAKQLAMEYNVAIDLPAGPSEVLVIADQTANPEFCAADLLSQAEHGTDSQVIFIATDETVFNETLKEIKKQLSDLPRNEIAKSALEKSSFILMENLDKSIEMSNFYAPEHLILAVDNPRNSVSKITSAGSVFLGNYTPESAGDYASGTNHTLPTNGFARNYSGVSLDSFVKKITIQEISKTGIQNIGKTIEIMAAAEGLMAHKNAVSLRLKSLENGI, from the coding sequence ATGAAAAATATTATTAAATATCCAGCGCAGAATACCTGGGAAACTCTTTTACAGAGGCCGGTTCTTGAAAAAACTAATTTGAGAAATACCGTTCAGGAAATTTTCATTGAAGTTAGAAATGAAGGTGATTCAGCATTAAAAAAATTCTCGGAAAAATTCGATCGGGTAAACATCGATAATTTATTGGTTGCGAAAGAGGAAATAGAATTGGCAATTAATCAGGTTTCACCGGAATTAAAAGAGGCGGTTTCTCAGGCAAAGGAGAATATTTACCAATTTCACTTTGCTCAGAAAGAGAAATCCGATGAAATTGAAACCACAGAAGGCGTCGTCTGTTGGCGCGAATCCAGAGCGATTGAAAAAGTGGGGTTGTACATTCCGGGCGGAACGGCGCCGCTTTTTTCTACCGTTTTAATGTTGGCCATTCCGGCTCAGATTGCGGGTTGTAAAGAAATTATTTTGTGTACGCCACCGCAAAACGACGGTTCGGTCAATCCCGCGATTTTGTACACGGCAAATCTGTGTGGAATTTCCAAAATATTTAAAGTTGGCGGTGCCCAGGCGATCGCAGCTTTAACTTTTGGAACAGAAAGTATTTCTAAAGCAGATAAAATTTTCGGTCCCGGAAATCAGTATGTTACGCAGGCGAAACAATTGGCCATGGAATATAATGTGGCAATCGATTTGCCGGCGGGTCCCAGTGAGGTTCTGGTGATTGCCGATCAAACTGCAAATCCGGAATTTTGCGCGGCAGATCTATTGTCACAAGCCGAACACGGCACCGATTCTCAGGTGATTTTTATTGCGACAGATGAAACTGTTTTTAATGAAACTTTAAAGGAAATTAAAAAACAGTTATCCGATCTTCCGCGAAACGAAATCGCAAAATCTGCCTTGGAAAAAAGCTCTTTTATCTTAATGGAAAATCTTGATAAATCCATTGAAATGAGTAACTTTTATGCTCCGGAGCATTTAATTTTAGCGGTTGACAATCCCAGAAATTCTGTTTCAAAAATCACCAGTGCCGGTTCTGTTTTCCTCGGAAATTATACGCCGGAATCTGCCGGAGATTATGCCAGCGGAACCAATCACACTTTGCCGACCAACGGTTTTGCCAGGAATTACAGCGGTGTTTCGCTCGACAGTTTTGTCAAGAAAATAACCATCCAGGAAATATCAAAAACCGGGATTCAGAATATTGGAAAAACAATAGAAATTATGGCTGCCGCAGAAGGTTTGATGGCCCACAAAAATGCAGTTTCACTTCGCTTAAAATCTTTAGAAAATGGAATTTAA
- a CDS encoding GLPGLI family protein, translating to MNKFPLIFLFLCLLYSSQSKQFVYEYKFIPDSTIAENVITEMMILDIGKDRSEYFSFAQYNSDSTLLADSKKGLMTMPPNKEMIYDRIIKTPNSNQIMHIKRLVYDRYNIKQEINFKWELINEFSNILDHKVQKATSEFGGRKWIAWFSPDIPIQDGPYKFKDLPGLIFKVEDEKQNHIFELKGIKNNETAFIYPDVKNYREVNVTFPQYVKVYQNYRKNPANLIGRIPDQRNADGKFRTGTEIIREIEKNLLERIRRDNNIIEIDLLK from the coding sequence ATGAACAAATTCCCCTTAATATTTCTATTTCTTTGCCTTTTGTATTCCTCTCAATCAAAACAGTTTGTATACGAATATAAATTTATACCGGATTCTACAATTGCGGAAAATGTAATAACTGAAATGATGATTCTGGATATTGGAAAAGATCGATCAGAATATTTTAGTTTTGCCCAATATAATTCTGATTCTACCCTTTTAGCAGACAGCAAAAAAGGGCTTATGACGATGCCTCCCAATAAAGAGATGATTTATGATCGGATTATCAAAACTCCTAATTCGAATCAAATCATGCATATCAAGAGACTTGTCTATGATCGATACAATATAAAACAGGAAATTAACTTTAAGTGGGAACTCATCAACGAGTTTTCAAATATTTTAGATCACAAAGTTCAGAAAGCAACCTCTGAATTTGGCGGACGAAAATGGATTGCCTGGTTTTCGCCGGATATACCCATTCAGGATGGACCCTATAAGTTTAAGGATTTACCTGGACTGATTTTCAAAGTGGAGGATGAAAAGCAAAATCATATTTTCGAATTGAAGGGAATTAAAAATAATGAAACTGCTTTTATTTATCCAGATGTAAAAAATTATAGGGAAGTTAATGTCACTTTCCCCCAATATGTAAAAGTATATCAAAATTATAGAAAGAACCCCGCGAACTTAATTGGAAGAATACCGGATCAAAGAAATGCAGACGGTAAATTTCGAACAGGCACAGAAATCATACGGGAAATAGAGAAAAATCTACTTGAAAGAATCAGAAGAGATAATAATATAATAGAAATTGATTTGTTAAAGTAA
- the hisG gene encoding ATP phosphoribosyltransferase: protein MNKLKIAIQKTGRLSEKSLELLKECGIKIPDFKSKLKNSATNFPLEILFLRDDDIPKYVEQGIVDIGIIGENEVLEQGKNVEVVRKLGFANCRLSLAIPKEQDYSDLSFFNQKKIATSYPNIVKNYFEKNNIEAEIVEISGSVEIAPSIGLADTIADLVSSGSTLLHNGLKEVEQVLKSEAVLISSQNLPEDISVILESFLFRIQAVINSRENKYILLNAPNDAIDRIIEILPGMKSPTVLPLAASGWSSIHSVVRENEFWKIIDELKKCGAEGILVIPIEKMVL from the coding sequence ATGAACAAATTAAAGATCGCCATCCAGAAAACCGGACGGTTAAGCGAAAAATCTCTTGAACTATTAAAAGAATGCGGTATAAAAATCCCGGATTTTAAAAGCAAACTCAAAAACTCAGCTACTAATTTTCCGCTGGAAATTCTTTTCCTCCGCGATGATGATATTCCAAAATATGTAGAACAGGGCATCGTCGATATCGGGATCATTGGGGAAAATGAAGTGCTAGAACAAGGCAAAAATGTAGAGGTAGTGAGAAAGCTGGGTTTTGCCAACTGCCGGTTGTCATTGGCTATTCCAAAAGAGCAGGACTATTCTGATCTCAGCTTTTTCAACCAAAAGAAAATCGCGACTTCTTATCCAAACATTGTTAAAAATTATTTCGAAAAAAATAATATTGAGGCAGAAATTGTTGAGATTTCAGGAAGTGTTGAAATTGCGCCAAGTATTGGTTTAGCAGACACGATAGCGGATTTGGTGAGTTCCGGAAGTACACTTTTGCACAATGGTTTGAAAGAAGTGGAGCAGGTTTTAAAGAGTGAAGCCGTTTTGATTTCCAGTCAAAATCTTCCCGAAGATATTTCCGTTATATTGGAATCTTTCCTGTTCCGAATTCAGGCGGTTATCAATTCGCGGGAAAATAAATACATTTTGCTGAATGCCCCGAACGATGCTATTGACAGAATTATTGAAATTTTACCCGGAATGAAATCTCCAACCGTTTTGCCGCTGGCGGCATCTGGATGGAGCAGTATTCACTCGGTAGTTCGCGAAAATGAATTCTGGAAAATTATCGATGAATTAAAAAAATGTGGAGCCGAAGGAATTCTGGTCATCCCAATCGAAAAAATGGTTTTGTGA
- a CDS encoding 2,3,4,5-tetrahydropyridine-2,6-dicarboxylate N-succinyltransferase, producing the protein MLQQTIENIWDNRELLQNDDSKASIREVIRQLDLGELRVAEPTDNGWKVNEWVKKAVVMYFPIQKMETIEVGPFEFHDKMPLKRGYAEKGVRVVPHAVAREGAYIAPGVILMPSYVNIGAYVDSGTMVDTWATVGSCAQIGKDVHLSGGVGIGGVLEPLQAAPVIIEDNVFVGSRCIVVEGVHVEREAVLGANVVLTASTKIIDVTGDTPVEIKGRVPARSVVIPGSYTKQFPAGEFQVPCALIIGQRKESTDKKTSLNDALRENNVAV; encoded by the coding sequence ATGTTACAACAAACGATAGAAAATATTTGGGACAACCGGGAACTGTTACAAAATGATGACAGTAAAGCATCAATCCGTGAAGTAATCCGACAATTAGATTTAGGCGAACTCAGAGTTGCCGAACCTACGGACAATGGCTGGAAAGTGAACGAATGGGTGAAGAAAGCTGTGGTCATGTATTTCCCAATCCAAAAAATGGAAACCATTGAAGTAGGTCCGTTTGAATTTCACGACAAAATGCCTTTGAAAAGAGGCTATGCCGAAAAAGGGGTTCGCGTCGTTCCGCACGCTGTAGCGAGAGAAGGCGCTTATATTGCGCCCGGTGTTATTTTAATGCCGTCTTATGTGAATATCGGTGCTTATGTAGATTCGGGAACCATGGTGGATACCTGGGCAACGGTTGGCAGCTGTGCACAAATCGGAAAAGACGTTCATTTGAGTGGTGGAGTAGGAATTGGTGGGGTTTTAGAACCTTTGCAGGCTGCTCCGGTAATTATCGAAGATAATGTTTTCGTGGGTTCAAGATGTATCGTTGTAGAAGGAGTTCATGTAGAAAGAGAAGCGGTTCTGGGCGCAAATGTTGTTTTAACGGCATCCACAAAAATTATCGATGTAACCGGTGATACGCCGGTAGAAATTAAAGGAAGAGTTCCTGCCCGTTCGGTAGTGATTCCCGGAAGTTATACGAAACAGTTCCCTGCTGGGGAATTTCAGGTTCCATGCGCTTTAATCATCGGACAAAGAAAAGAATCGACTGATAAAAAAACCTCTCTTAACGATGCTTTGAGAGAAAATAATGTAGCGGTTTAA
- a CDS encoding rhomboid family intramembrane serine protease yields MSPVLLIIIAGTAIFSYIAFSNQALFEKYKFNVGAILRNKEYVRLISAGFLHADLMHLLFNMMTLYFFGPIVVQAFGAFGFLLVYFGSILLGNIFSLYLYKNQSWYSAIGASGGVSGILFASIAMIPDLGIYFFFIPIAIPGYIFGFAYFAYSVYMMLNPKQHDNVGHAAHLGGAFFGLIYAVALQPERAIENAFYLGIMALPLLYMSYMVFVKKRIN; encoded by the coding sequence ATGAGTCCAGTTCTTTTGATTATTATTGCAGGCACCGCGATTTTCAGTTATATCGCCTTTAGCAATCAGGCGCTTTTCGAAAAATACAAATTCAATGTCGGGGCCATCCTTCGCAACAAAGAATATGTGCGTTTGATTTCTGCAGGTTTTCTGCACGCCGATCTGATGCATTTGCTGTTCAACATGATGACGCTGTATTTCTTCGGCCCAATTGTGGTTCAGGCATTTGGAGCGTTCGGCTTTCTGCTTGTTTATTTTGGCTCCATTCTTTTGGGAAATATTTTCTCGCTTTATCTGTACAAGAATCAGTCCTGGTATTCTGCGATTGGCGCGAGTGGTGGAGTTTCAGGGATTTTATTTGCCTCCATTGCGATGATTCCCGATTTAGGGATTTACTTTTTCTTTATACCGATTGCCATTCCGGGCTATATTTTCGGATTCGCCTATTTCGCCTATTCCGTTTACATGATGCTGAATCCGAAACAGCATGACAATGTCGGACATGCTGCGCATCTAGGCGGCGCATTTTTCGGTTTGATTTATGCCGTAGCTTTGCAGCCGGAGCGGGCTATCGAGAACGCATTTTACTTAGGAATCATGGCACTTCCGTTGCTGTATATGTCGTATATGGTTTTCGTAAAGAAGAGAATTAACTAG
- a CDS encoding glycosyltransferase family 2 protein, whose protein sequence is MKKISIVIPAHNEEDNVVLIHQRVKEVFAKLKNYTFEIIFVNDGSRDQTQAKLEQLARNFEEVKFIEFSRNFGHQPAVKAGMDLSTGNAVISMDADLQHPPELIPDMIKKWEEGFDIIYTIRTYPKQISAFKRKTSTIYYKFLSAISDVNLSEGGGSDFRLMDASVVGVVRNMNEADIFLRGLSNWMGFRRAGIRFTAGERTFGESSYDLKKMMKFAFTGITAFSVKPLYLAAYLGFIFSVFSIFGYGIYVVHSFITKTEISGWASLIMTVVFFGGLQLIIMGIIGIYLGKIFKQVKERPNYIIRSKNF, encoded by the coding sequence GTGAAGAAGATTTCCATCGTCATTCCCGCTCATAACGAAGAAGATAATGTCGTCTTGATTCATCAAAGAGTCAAAGAAGTTTTTGCTAAACTTAAAAATTACACTTTCGAAATCATCTTTGTAAATGATGGAAGCCGCGACCAGACTCAGGCAAAACTCGAACAACTGGCCAGGAATTTTGAAGAAGTAAAGTTTATTGAATTTTCCCGGAACTTCGGACATCAACCCGCCGTAAAAGCTGGAATGGATCTCTCTACCGGAAACGCTGTAATATCAATGGATGCCGATTTGCAACATCCGCCGGAACTCATTCCCGACATGATAAAAAAATGGGAAGAAGGATTTGATATCATTTACACGATACGAACTTATCCTAAACAAATTTCTGCTTTTAAAAGAAAAACGTCTACGATCTATTATAAGTTTTTATCCGCAATATCCGATGTTAATCTTTCTGAAGGGGGCGGTTCTGACTTTCGATTAATGGATGCTTCGGTGGTCGGTGTTGTGCGGAATATGAATGAAGCGGATATTTTTCTCCGGGGATTATCGAACTGGATGGGTTTCAGGCGAGCCGGAATTCGTTTTACCGCAGGTGAGCGGACGTTTGGTGAAAGCAGTTATGATCTTAAAAAAATGATGAAGTTTGCTTTTACAGGAATTACAGCATTTAGTGTGAAACCATTGTATTTGGCGGCGTATCTTGGATTCATTTTCTCTGTTTTTTCTATTTTCGGATACGGAATTTATGTGGTTCATTCTTTTATTACGAAAACTGAAATTTCCGGCTGGGCTTCTTTGATTATGACCGTTGTCTTTTTTGGCGGTTTACAGTTAATCATTATGGGAATCATCGGCATTTATCTGGGCAAAATCTTCAAACAGGTAAAAGAAAGACCGAATTATATCATCCGTTCCAAAAATTTTTAA
- a CDS encoding polysaccharide deacetylase family protein → MVLLSFDIEEFDMPFEYKGDISFEEQLSISRKGLQNILELLKKYGAKATFFSTVVFAENNKDLIKQLLEEGHELASHTWFHSKFEIEDLKKSRERLMELFNTEITGLRMPRMMKVDEKEVEKAGYSYNSSVNPTFLPGRYNNLKVSRTYFKESDVLQIPASVSPNFRIPLFWLSFHNFPLSFYKKLAKDVLKKDNYLNIYFHPWEFAEIKDGKFKLPGFATKNSGKEMIERFDQFLFWLKNSGCQFGTFQEFQKNISS, encoded by the coding sequence ATGGTTTTACTCAGTTTTGATATTGAAGAATTTGATATGCCGTTTGAGTATAAAGGCGATATTTCCTTTGAGGAACAGCTTTCAATTTCGAGAAAAGGACTACAGAATATATTGGAACTTCTGAAAAAATATGGCGCGAAAGCTACTTTTTTTTCAACGGTTGTTTTTGCGGAAAATAATAAAGATTTAATAAAGCAGCTTTTAGAAGAAGGTCACGAATTGGCTTCTCATACTTGGTTTCATTCAAAATTTGAAATTGAAGATCTGAAAAAATCCCGTGAAAGATTAATGGAACTTTTTAATACCGAGATTACCGGACTTCGAATGCCGAGAATGATGAAAGTGGATGAAAAAGAAGTTGAAAAAGCCGGTTATTCCTACAATTCATCGGTCAACCCGACCTTTCTTCCCGGAAGATACAATAATTTAAAAGTATCGCGAACCTATTTTAAAGAAAGCGACGTTCTACAGATTCCGGCTTCTGTTTCTCCGAATTTCAGGATTCCGTTATTTTGGCTGAGTTTCCATAATTTCCCTTTAAGTTTCTATAAAAAACTGGCGAAAGATGTTTTGAAAAAAGACAACTATCTGAATATTTATTTTCATCCTTGGGAGTTTGCAGAAATTAAAGACGGGAAATTTAAACTTCCCGGATTTGCAACCAAAAATTCAGGAAAAGAAATGATCGAAAGGTTTGATCAGTTTCTATTTTGGCTAAAGAATTCCGGCTGTCAGTTCGGAACTTTTCAGGAATTTCAAAAAAATATTTCATCATGA
- the prmC gene encoding peptide chain release factor N(5)-glutamine methyltransferase, with amino-acid sequence MTLKDYKIYFKEQVSELYSGSESSVLFGIFVQKLMDLNQIELRKAMNNEVQEKQSEDFQRIIDELKSGKPYQQILGETEFYGLTFFVDEHVLIPRPETEELLELAIAKIKSSGLNKKDFKILDIGTGSGIIPIVLKKHFPKAEVSAIDYSEKALKTARRNADFHQAEIHFIHQDYLTGNLTENYDVIISNPPYIGMEEEDEIADSVKEFEPKMALFSPTSNALIFYEKIAEDCKNHLAENGLVFLEINQKLGKETLELFTDVLSEVELMKDLSGNERFIWGIS; translated from the coding sequence ATGACTCTAAAGGACTACAAAATCTATTTTAAAGAGCAGGTTTCTGAACTGTACAGCGGTTCTGAAAGTTCAGTTTTGTTCGGTATTTTCGTGCAAAAACTGATGGACCTGAATCAGATTGAACTGCGAAAGGCGATGAATAATGAGGTTCAGGAGAAACAGTCAGAAGATTTTCAAAGGATCATTGATGAATTAAAATCGGGAAAACCTTATCAGCAGATTTTGGGTGAAACCGAATTTTACGGTCTGACATTTTTCGTAGATGAACACGTTCTCATTCCAAGACCTGAAACCGAAGAACTTCTGGAATTGGCGATTGCGAAGATTAAAAGTTCAGGTTTAAATAAGAAAGATTTCAAAATTTTGGATATTGGAACAGGTTCCGGGATTATTCCGATTGTTTTAAAGAAACATTTTCCCAAAGCGGAAGTTTCGGCTATTGATTATTCTGAAAAAGCTTTGAAAACGGCCAGGAGAAATGCAGATTTTCATCAGGCTGAAATTCATTTTATCCATCAGGATTATCTGACCGGAAATTTGACTGAAAATTATGACGTTATTATTTCGAATCCGCCTTATATCGGGATGGAGGAAGAAGATGAAATCGCAGATTCGGTAAAAGAGTTTGAGCCGAAAATGGCGTTATTTTCTCCAACTTCAAACGCATTAATTTTCTATGAAAAAATCGCTGAAGACTGCAAAAATCACCTCGCAGAAAATGGTTTGGTTTTTCTGGAAATCAATCAGAAATTAGGAAAAGAGACGCTGGAACTTTTTACTGATGTTTTGTCGGAAGTGGAGTTGATGAAAGATCTGTCTGGGAATGAGCGGTTTATCTGGGGGATTTCTTGA
- a CDS encoding C40 family peptidase has product MKKYLMLTFSALVIISCGSSRNVVVKREIPTKTVKKADNLKTLESNYSGKVNAEIKKILKDAEKYLGAPYKYAGNTSAGFDCSGLVTKVFDENSYKLPRRSEEQSNQGISIKINEAKPGDLVFFATSGGNRVNHVGIVHDIGNDGEVKFIHSSTSKGVIISSLNEKYWNNAYLFARRVL; this is encoded by the coding sequence ATGAAGAAATATTTGATGCTTACTTTTTCCGCATTAGTAATCATTTCCTGCGGTTCTTCCAGGAATGTGGTGGTAAAAAGAGAAATCCCTACAAAGACGGTGAAAAAGGCAGATAATTTGAAAACTTTGGAGTCTAATTATTCGGGGAAAGTCAATGCTGAAATTAAGAAAATTTTAAAAGATGCTGAAAAATATTTGGGTGCACCCTATAAATATGCAGGGAATACCTCCGCCGGTTTCGATTGCTCGGGATTAGTGACCAAAGTTTTTGATGAAAACAGTTACAAACTCCCCAGAAGATCTGAAGAACAGTCAAACCAGGGAATTTCTATTAAAATCAATGAAGCAAAACCCGGTGATTTAGTCTTTTTTGCAACCTCAGGCGGAAATAGAGTTAACCATGTCGGAATCGTTCACGATATCGGAAATGATGGCGAGGTTAAGTTCATTCATTCCTCCACTTCGAAAGGAGTTATTATTTCTTCACTTAACGAAAAATACTGGAACAATGCTTACCTTTTCGCCAGAAGAGTTTTGTAA
- a CDS encoding glycosyltransferase family 87 protein yields MKDKFLKFISNPKYIFGIYFLVSALSAIAKYRGGPEKYNNYMIFKNVFTNTLAQKNIYLLYPDVHFDSNHYGILFSLLIAPFAILPDWLGIILWNIANTFVFVYAIHKLPFSNPKKAFFAWLCLQEFITAAVSLQFNIALTGLLMLSAVYIYERKETQSAISILIGFFVKLYGIAGLSSFFFIKNKWKFILSFLGFGILFLILPMLISSPHFGLQSYADWFQSLSEKNAANQVLGNRQDYSLMGIVRRISGHADISNLVFLLPGMAVFALPYLRIKQYKNLSFQLMILASTLLFIVLFSSGSESPTFIIAVAGVMIWFIMQKERSLLIIGLLIFVIILTCFSFSDLFPQFIKDNYIMKYSLKALPCCIVWFRIIYELLTKDFEKDYQLD; encoded by the coding sequence TTGAAAGATAAATTCCTAAAATTCATATCAAATCCCAAATATATTTTTGGGATTTATTTTCTTGTTTCTGCTTTATCTGCCATCGCAAAATACCGCGGCGGACCGGAAAAGTATAATAATTACATGATCTTCAAAAATGTTTTTACCAATACTTTGGCACAGAAAAACATCTATCTTTTATATCCTGATGTCCATTTTGATTCCAATCATTACGGTATTTTATTCAGCCTATTAATTGCGCCTTTCGCCATATTACCGGATTGGTTGGGAATTATCTTATGGAATATTGCCAATACTTTCGTTTTTGTTTATGCCATTCATAAACTGCCGTTCTCTAATCCGAAAAAAGCATTTTTTGCCTGGTTATGTTTGCAGGAATTCATTACTGCTGCGGTGAGTCTTCAGTTTAATATTGCTTTGACGGGTTTATTAATGTTGTCGGCGGTTTATATTTACGAACGGAAAGAAACCCAGTCAGCGATTTCCATTTTAATAGGATTTTTTGTCAAACTCTACGGAATTGCCGGGCTTTCTTCTTTCTTCTTTATTAAGAATAAATGGAAATTCATCTTATCTTTTTTAGGATTCGGTATTTTATTTTTGATATTGCCGATGTTGATTTCAAGTCCCCATTTTGGGCTTCAGTCTTATGCAGACTGGTTTCAGTCACTGTCAGAGAAAAATGCAGCGAATCAGGTTTTAGGAAACAGACAGGACTATTCTCTGATGGGAATCGTCAGACGGATTTCCGGACATGCCGATATTTCCAATCTGGTTTTTCTCCTTCCTGGAATGGCCGTTTTCGCCCTGCCTTATTTACGGATAAAACAATATAAAAATCTTTCGTTTCAGTTGATGATTTTAGCATCGACCCTTTTGTTCATTGTTCTCTTCAGTTCCGGTTCAGAATCGCCGACTTTTATTATCGCCGTTGCGGGAGTGATGATTTGGTTCATCATGCAAAAAGAAAGATCACTATTAATAATTGGTTTATTAATCTTTGTCATCATCTTAACCTGTTTTTCATTTTCGGATTTATTCCCCCAATTCATTAAGGATAATTATATTATGAAATATTCCTTAAAAGCATTACCTTGTTGCATCGTTTGGTTCCGGATTATTTACGAATTGCTGACCAAAGATTTCGAAAAAGATTATCAATTAGATTAA